From a region of the Geothrix sp. 21YS21S-2 genome:
- a CDS encoding LPS-assembly protein LptD: protein MARERRIRIGLVAALGLGPLAAQLPPLPPLGPDWQAPTPGELLPLRPQESVESREGAVPLRYWGKDVKETPGGWEMDDGAVASPDLLLLADHIKYSTLTGEIEAEGRIRLEGPGLRLRCARLRMDWKHQVGEAWALDMELPPSWYLKSDKVAFTTLKHWDFEKVELSPCPQEKPGWKALVSRLTVDLDKYATIRNLWIWVGNVPTFYYLPWAIYPAKAERTSGLLPISLSFSGPMGASTQVPYYQVLGDSADVTVSPEYFTRQGTLWGGEARWNPEPTHQGSFAGQFIKQKTDDIHRYRFSLKEIWQREDGWQLAADVNRASDALLETDYGQGMARLGGTPFDSALYLGRNFPWASFSFNASEQLTYFTSDSSSPLYNPNFPNSLRRQVLPSVQGSLYPVPLGSFYLDAGVRLGRMTYKLDILPTGTGAVPNDTYAWRRDDGFLRLQGRVGQWGPLRADLETLGRYSRYSQSLGRSLFDTANVANGNLAITTSPFQVDAPSVDRVLGSARLQLSGPPIGRSFTDVRLFGYKGEIKHVMNPYFAFLTTSKASAEGRIPHFDDVDSQPGVGNSAAGERSLELGVKQHFLGRPGINVPFLDLVRWRISSRFHMAPILLNDGRVKKGWATLDNELDVEPDETLRISFRRSSDVSDSDADQSLSADYKAGDGTRFNLAYYSTGINRLLVRQKGIQLGGLKRLWNDDVRLEFQANYDFKRRAFAGSQVALAYVTPCVAYSLRFSHIGITVPGSLTKEDRLDVVVTLRSLGDLGKYTF from the coding sequence ATGGCGCGTGAGCGGCGGATCCGCATAGGCCTTGTGGCGGCCCTGGGGCTGGGTCCCCTGGCCGCCCAACTGCCGCCCCTTCCGCCCCTGGGGCCCGACTGGCAGGCCCCCACCCCCGGCGAGCTCCTCCCCCTGCGTCCCCAGGAGTCCGTGGAATCCAGGGAAGGGGCCGTGCCCCTGCGCTACTGGGGCAAGGACGTGAAGGAGACCCCCGGCGGCTGGGAGATGGACGACGGCGCCGTGGCCAGCCCCGACCTGCTCCTGCTGGCCGACCACATCAAGTACAGCACCCTCACCGGGGAGATCGAGGCCGAGGGGCGCATCCGCCTGGAAGGGCCCGGGCTGCGCCTGCGCTGCGCCCGGCTCCGCATGGACTGGAAGCACCAGGTGGGCGAGGCCTGGGCCCTGGACATGGAGCTCCCCCCCAGCTGGTACCTGAAGTCGGACAAGGTGGCCTTCACCACCCTCAAGCACTGGGACTTCGAGAAGGTCGAACTCAGCCCCTGCCCCCAGGAGAAGCCCGGCTGGAAGGCCCTGGTGTCCCGGCTCACCGTGGACCTGGACAAGTACGCCACCATCCGCAACCTCTGGATCTGGGTGGGCAACGTCCCGACCTTCTACTACCTGCCCTGGGCCATCTACCCCGCCAAGGCCGAGCGCACCTCGGGCCTGCTGCCCATCTCCCTCTCCTTCTCGGGCCCCATGGGCGCCTCGACCCAGGTGCCCTACTACCAGGTGCTGGGTGACTCGGCGGACGTGACGGTGTCCCCGGAGTACTTCACCCGGCAGGGCACCCTGTGGGGTGGCGAGGCCCGCTGGAACCCCGAACCCACCCACCAGGGCTCCTTTGCCGGGCAGTTCATCAAGCAGAAGACCGACGACATCCACCGGTACCGGTTCTCCCTGAAGGAGATCTGGCAACGGGAAGATGGCTGGCAGCTCGCAGCCGACGTCAACCGGGCCTCCGACGCCCTCCTGGAGACCGACTACGGCCAGGGCATGGCCCGCCTGGGCGGCACTCCCTTCGACAGCGCCCTGTACCTGGGCCGGAACTTCCCCTGGGCCAGCTTCTCCTTCAACGCCTCCGAGCAGCTGACCTACTTCACGTCCGACTCCTCCTCGCCCCTCTATAACCCCAACTTCCCCAATTCCCTCCGCCGCCAGGTGCTGCCCAGCGTCCAGGGCTCCCTGTACCCCGTGCCCCTGGGTTCCTTCTACCTGGACGCCGGCGTGCGGCTGGGACGCATGACCTACAAGCTGGACATCCTCCCCACCGGCACCGGCGCCGTCCCCAACGACACCTACGCCTGGCGCAGGGACGACGGCTTCCTGCGCCTCCAGGGCCGGGTGGGGCAGTGGGGGCCCCTGCGGGCGGACCTCGAGACCCTTGGGCGCTACTCCCGCTACTCGCAGTCCCTGGGGCGGTCCCTGTTCGACACCGCCAACGTCGCCAACGGGAACCTGGCCATCACCACCAGCCCCTTCCAGGTGGACGCCCCCTCCGTGGACCGGGTCCTGGGCTCCGCCCGGCTTCAGCTCTCCGGCCCTCCCATCGGACGATCCTTCACGGACGTGCGCCTGTTCGGGTACAAGGGCGAGATCAAGCACGTCATGAATCCCTATTTCGCCTTCCTCACCACCAGCAAGGCGTCGGCCGAGGGCCGCATCCCCCACTTCGACGACGTGGACTCCCAGCCCGGGGTGGGCAACAGCGCGGCCGGGGAGCGGAGCCTGGAACTGGGCGTGAAGCAGCACTTCCTGGGCCGCCCCGGCATCAACGTGCCGTTCCTGGACCTGGTGCGCTGGCGCATCTCCTCCAGGTTCCACATGGCCCCGATCCTCCTCAACGACGGCCGGGTGAAGAAGGGCTGGGCCACCCTGGACAACGAGCTGGACGTGGAGCCCGACGAGACCCTGCGCATCAGCTTCCGCCGCAGCAGCGACGTGTCCGACAGCGACGCGGACCAGTCCCTTTCGGCGGACTACAAGGCCGGCGACGGGACGCGTTTCAACCTGGCCTACTACTCCACCGGGATCAACCGCCTCCTGGTCCGCCAGAAGGGCATCCAACTGGGCGGCCTGAAGCGCCTGTGGAACGACGACGTGCGCCTGGAGTTCCAGGCCAACTACGACTTCAAGCGCCGCGCCTTCGCCGGCAGCCAGGTGGCCCTGGCCTACGTGACGCCCTGCGTGGCCTACTCGCTCCGCTTCTCCCACATCGGCATCACCGTGCCGGGTTCGCTGACGAAGGAGGACCGGCTGGACGTGGTGGTCACGCTGCGCAGCCTGGGGGATCTGGGCAAGTACACGTTCTAG
- a CDS encoding ZIP family metal transporter, translated as MVRFLQGRASLMRHMSGVAAGYLMSVTLVRVMPEAVEQGGEAMALWAVAGFFLIHLLEHGISPHFHYGEESHTHSGSAMTGVIALVGLSLHSFMDGMSITAAMRTHSGLGLMVFTGVLLHRIPEGATISSIFLVRGFGNRKSIIAAGILAMAALVGSMSQEFLHIKLGPVLGLTGGLGLYVACSDLLPEAQKEKGWKSTASLLVGILIFLVVLGLAPHHHHGA; from the coding sequence GTGGTGCGTTTCCTCCAGGGCCGGGCCAGCCTCATGCGCCACATGTCCGGCGTGGCGGCCGGCTACCTCATGTCCGTCACCCTGGTGCGGGTCATGCCCGAGGCCGTCGAGCAGGGCGGCGAAGCCATGGCCCTGTGGGCCGTGGCGGGCTTCTTCCTGATCCACCTGCTCGAGCACGGCATCAGTCCCCACTTCCACTACGGCGAGGAATCCCATACGCACTCCGGCTCGGCCATGACGGGCGTCATCGCCCTGGTGGGCCTGAGCCTGCACAGCTTCATGGACGGCATGTCCATCACCGCCGCCATGCGCACCCACAGCGGCCTGGGCCTGATGGTGTTCACGGGCGTGCTCCTCCACCGCATCCCCGAAGGGGCCACGATCTCCTCCATCTTCCTGGTGAGGGGCTTCGGCAACCGGAAGTCCATCATCGCCGCGGGCATCCTGGCCATGGCGGCCCTGGTGGGTTCCATGAGCCAGGAGTTCCTGCACATCAAGCTGGGACCGGTGCTGGGTCTGACCGGGGGCCTCGGCCTCTACGTGGCCTGCTCGGACCTTCTGCCCGAAGCCCAGAAGGAGAAGGGCTGGAAGAGCACCGCGAGCCTCCTGGTGGGGATCCTCATCTTTCTGGTAGTGCTGGGTCTGGCGCCGCATCACCACCATGGCGCGTGA
- a CDS encoding Rne/Rng family ribonuclease, which produces MATLVDGVLSDFDIEFVHNEKIKGNIYKAKVVRVDQSLQAAFIHYGGQKNGFLPIGELPKDLVSPDGRRGRIQDLLNRDQEIMVQAVREELGSKGAMMTAQISLPGRYLVLTPGNPTNGISRKIESREEREHFKKLIDELEIPRSFGVIVRTASLGVTKEDFQRDLDYLLDTYKEVQNRYKHRQGAGLVWQEDDVVTRTLRDAFTKDIEEVHIDDLETFHAAQGFFKRTMPQHLGVLKHYIGKKPLFSKFSTEEQIDRVYGRKVPLPSGGALAIDQTEALVAIDVNSGKTTGDNVEDMAFKTNMEAAEEAARQLRLRDLAGLVVIDFIDMKREGNNRAVMERLVECLEEDKARMEVGKINRFGVLVMTRQRLRPSLQHVTHEACPTCQGTGKVKSIEALVLSVVRRIKAILSRDAIAEIRVKLMPSIALAVLNQKRKDLSALEDMHDSKIIIVADPEIPFGEMAAEIERAEEEPAEKVAARNERPRDLDEETVVLGGDSPISFDKALGGDDAPKKPARAPRNEPRREPEAAPAPVAAATHAEIKYDRRDAQRAALEERERLRALFEAAKPLDEEDGAPAAEPVEEEKAPAGRRRSRGGRKPAAAAPEAAVEAPQTAVAVEEPVAVPEPEPAPLLLTADLLADLLTPAPRMKFKSKPEPEPEAPAPAKKGRPAKAKAPKAEPKAEEPAVAIKADTKPAKRAPKPKPAPEPEAPVAPKPRARKK; this is translated from the coding sequence GTGGCCACCCTCGTGGACGGCGTGCTGTCGGACTTCGACATCGAGTTCGTCCACAACGAGAAGATCAAGGGAAACATCTACAAGGCCAAGGTCGTGCGCGTGGACCAGAGCCTCCAGGCCGCCTTCATCCACTACGGCGGCCAGAAGAACGGCTTCCTGCCCATCGGCGAGCTGCCCAAGGACCTGGTGAGCCCCGACGGCCGCCGGGGCCGCATCCAGGACCTGCTGAACCGGGACCAGGAGATCATGGTCCAGGCCGTGCGCGAGGAACTGGGCTCCAAGGGCGCCATGATGACCGCCCAGATCTCCCTGCCGGGCCGCTACCTGGTCCTCACCCCGGGCAACCCCACCAACGGCATCAGCCGCAAGATCGAGAGCCGGGAGGAGCGCGAGCACTTCAAGAAGCTCATCGACGAGCTGGAGATCCCCCGCAGCTTCGGCGTCATCGTGCGCACCGCCAGCCTCGGGGTCACCAAGGAGGACTTCCAGCGCGACCTGGACTACCTCCTGGACACCTACAAGGAGGTCCAGAACCGCTACAAGCACCGCCAGGGCGCCGGGCTCGTGTGGCAGGAGGACGACGTCGTCACCCGCACCCTGCGCGACGCGTTCACCAAGGACATCGAGGAAGTGCACATCGACGACCTGGAGACCTTCCACGCCGCCCAGGGCTTCTTCAAGCGCACCATGCCCCAGCACCTGGGGGTCCTGAAGCACTACATCGGCAAGAAGCCCCTCTTCAGCAAGTTCTCCACGGAAGAGCAGATCGACCGCGTCTATGGGCGCAAGGTGCCCCTGCCTTCCGGCGGCGCGCTGGCCATCGACCAGACCGAGGCCCTCGTGGCCATCGACGTGAACTCCGGCAAGACCACCGGCGACAACGTCGAGGACATGGCCTTCAAGACCAACATGGAGGCCGCCGAGGAGGCCGCCCGCCAGCTCCGCCTGCGCGACCTCGCCGGCCTGGTGGTGATCGACTTCATCGACATGAAGCGCGAGGGCAACAACCGGGCCGTCATGGAACGCCTGGTCGAATGCCTGGAAGAGGACAAGGCCCGCATGGAAGTGGGCAAGATCAACCGCTTCGGCGTGCTGGTCATGACCCGCCAGCGCCTGCGCCCCTCCCTGCAGCACGTCACCCACGAGGCCTGCCCCACCTGCCAGGGCACCGGCAAGGTCAAGAGCATCGAGGCCCTGGTGCTGTCCGTGGTGCGCCGCATCAAGGCGATCCTCAGCCGGGACGCCATCGCCGAGATCCGCGTCAAGCTCATGCCTTCCATCGCGCTGGCCGTGCTGAACCAGAAGCGCAAGGACCTCTCCGCGCTGGAGGACATGCACGACTCCAAGATCATCATCGTGGCCGACCCCGAGATCCCCTTCGGGGAGATGGCCGCGGAGATCGAGCGCGCCGAAGAGGAGCCCGCCGAGAAGGTGGCCGCCCGCAACGAGCGCCCCCGCGACCTGGACGAGGAGACCGTCGTCCTGGGCGGCGACAGCCCCATTTCCTTCGACAAGGCGCTGGGTGGCGACGACGCCCCCAAGAAGCCCGCCCGCGCCCCCCGCAACGAGCCCCGCCGCGAGCCCGAGGCCGCGCCCGCCCCGGTGGCCGCCGCCACCCACGCGGAGATCAAGTACGACCGCCGCGACGCGCAGCGGGCCGCCCTGGAGGAGCGCGAGCGCCTGCGCGCCCTCTTCGAGGCCGCCAAGCCCCTGGACGAGGAGGATGGTGCCCCCGCCGCCGAACCCGTGGAGGAGGAGAAGGCCCCCGCCGGCCGCCGCCGCTCCCGCGGAGGCCGCAAGCCCGCCGCCGCCGCGCCCGAGGCCGCCGTGGAAGCCCCGCAGACCGCCGTGGCCGTCGAGGAGCCCGTGGCCGTGCCCGAACCCGAGCCCGCCCCCCTGCTCCTGACCGCCGACCTGCTGGCCGACCTCCTCACCCCGGCCCCCCGGATGAAGTTCAAGTCCAAGCCGGAACCCGAGCCCGAGGCTCCCGCTCCCGCCAAGAAGGGCCGTCCCGCCAAGGCCAAGGCCCCCAAGGCCGAGCCCAAGGCCGAGGAACCCGCCGTCGCCATCAAGGCGGACACCAAGCCCGCCAAGCGCGCTCCCAAGCCCAAGCCCGCCCCCGAGCCCGAGGCCCCCGTCGCTCCCAAGCCCCGTGCCCGCAAGAAATGA
- a CDS encoding PstS family phosphate ABC transporter substrate-binding protein produces MTLPKEHPMKNILSLAVVLAMGGTLSAQAVVKVDPKLQAYKKVAGVTGTLNSVGSDSLNNCMTYWVEAFKGSYPGVKIQVEGKGSGTAPPALISGTSQIGPMSREMKAGEIDQFEKKFGYKPTRISVALDTLGVFVHKDNKIKSLSVKELDGIFSKTRKSGVEDISAWSKLGLKGEWASKPISIYGRNSASGTYGFFKEHVLGNGDYKDTVKEQPGSSSVVQSVGTDKFAIGYSGIGYKTSEVRAVPLSNPAKNGGKAFEATYENALNGNYPLARALYIYVNMDPRKGLDPLVKQFITFILSKEGQGVVIKDGYYPLPKKMVDEQLKNLK; encoded by the coding sequence ATGACGTTGCCCAAGGAGCATCCCATGAAGAACATCCTGAGTCTGGCCGTCGTCCTCGCGATGGGGGGGACCCTTTCCGCCCAGGCGGTCGTGAAGGTGGACCCCAAGCTGCAGGCCTACAAGAAGGTCGCGGGCGTGACCGGCACCCTCAACTCGGTCGGCAGCGACAGCCTGAACAACTGCATGACCTACTGGGTCGAGGCCTTCAAGGGCAGCTACCCCGGCGTGAAGATCCAGGTGGAAGGCAAGGGCTCGGGCACCGCCCCTCCGGCCCTCATCTCCGGCACCTCCCAGATCGGCCCCATGAGCCGTGAGATGAAGGCCGGCGAGATCGACCAGTTCGAAAAGAAGTTCGGCTACAAGCCCACCCGCATCTCCGTGGCCCTGGACACCCTCGGGGTCTTCGTCCACAAGGACAACAAGATCAAGTCCCTGTCCGTCAAGGAGCTGGACGGCATCTTCTCCAAGACCCGCAAGTCCGGCGTGGAGGACATCTCCGCCTGGTCCAAGCTCGGACTGAAGGGCGAGTGGGCCTCCAAGCCCATCTCCATCTACGGCCGCAACAGCGCCTCGGGCACCTACGGCTTCTTCAAGGAGCACGTGCTGGGCAACGGCGACTACAAGGACACCGTCAAGGAGCAGCCCGGCTCCAGCTCCGTGGTGCAGAGCGTGGGCACCGACAAGTTCGCCATCGGCTACTCGGGCATCGGCTACAAGACCTCCGAGGTGCGCGCCGTGCCCCTTTCCAACCCCGCCAAGAACGGCGGCAAGGCCTTCGAGGCCACCTACGAGAACGCGCTCAACGGCAACTACCCCCTGGCCCGCGCCCTCTACATCTATGTGAACATGGATCCCAGGAAGGGCCTGGATCCGCTGGTCAAGCAGTTCATCACCTTCATCCTCAGCAAGGAAGGCCAGGGCGTGGTCATCAAGGACGGCTACTACCCCCTCCCCAAGAAGATGGTCGACGAGCAGCTCAAGAACC